In Legionella cardiaca, a genomic segment contains:
- a CDS encoding mannose-1-phosphate guanylyltransferase/mannose-6-phosphate isomerase yields MILPIILAGGCGSRLWPLSRKLYPKQFLKLYGSQTMLQATITRLNELSHQLPMVLCNEEHRFLAAEQLREINLSESTIILEPEGRGTAPSITLAALLSLQSEDNPTLLVLPADHIIMDEKQFQQALEKGLPYAENGRLVTFGIPPDKPEIGYGYIHAPKEKNNDEIIKIVGFTEKPDLKTAQTFLETGNYYWNSGIFMFTARDYLHELKKYREDIYINCVKAVNGAVKNRDFLYVDKESFLNCPSESVDYAVMEKTTNAVVVPMEVDWSDIGNWSSLWSISEKDLQGNVHVGEVVNVDTTDTYVHSEDKLVVAVGLKDIVVVNTKDALLIADKISVHKVKQIVEKLTEDKRSEAIVHREVYRPWGKFDSLERGKRYQVKHITIKPGEKISTQLHHHRAEHWVLISGSAKVTKGNKTFLLTENESTYIPVGTIHSLENPGILPLELIEIQSGSYLGEDDIVRIDDLYGRCNSQKNSDTE; encoded by the coding sequence ATGATACTACCTATAATCCTGGCGGGTGGTTGCGGTAGCCGTCTATGGCCATTATCTCGTAAATTATACCCTAAGCAATTCTTAAAGCTTTATGGTTCCCAAACTATGCTACAAGCAACCATTACTCGCTTAAATGAATTAAGTCATCAGCTCCCTATGGTACTTTGTAATGAAGAACATCGTTTCCTCGCCGCAGAACAGCTAAGGGAAATAAATCTTTCTGAGAGCACAATTATTCTTGAACCCGAGGGACGAGGAACGGCGCCATCAATTACATTAGCAGCATTACTATCTTTGCAATCAGAGGATAATCCTACCCTGCTTGTACTCCCCGCCGATCATATCATTATGGACGAAAAGCAATTTCAACAGGCTCTAGAAAAAGGTTTGCCTTACGCTGAAAATGGTAGATTAGTAACTTTTGGTATACCCCCTGATAAACCAGAAATTGGTTATGGATATATCCATGCACCCAAAGAAAAAAATAATGATGAGATCATCAAAATAGTGGGCTTTACTGAAAAACCTGATTTAAAAACAGCGCAGACATTTTTAGAAACTGGGAACTACTATTGGAATAGTGGAATTTTTATGTTTACTGCTCGTGACTATCTTCATGAGTTAAAAAAATATCGAGAGGATATTTATATCAACTGTGTCAAAGCAGTTAATGGGGCTGTGAAAAACCGAGACTTTCTCTATGTTGATAAAGAAAGCTTTTTAAACTGCCCATCTGAATCTGTGGATTATGCTGTAATGGAAAAAACAACCAATGCTGTTGTCGTCCCGATGGAAGTGGATTGGAGTGACATTGGCAATTGGTCTTCCCTTTGGTCTATCTCAGAAAAAGATCTACAAGGAAATGTGCATGTGGGTGAGGTGGTAAATGTAGATACGACTGATACTTATGTTCACTCTGAAGATAAACTGGTAGTGGCAGTAGGATTAAAGGATATAGTTGTTGTGAACACAAAAGACGCACTATTAATAGCAGATAAAATTTCCGTCCATAAAGTGAAGCAAATTGTGGAAAAATTAACTGAGGATAAACGCAGTGAAGCGATTGTGCATCGCGAAGTATATCGACCTTGGGGCAAATTTGATTCTCTTGAGCGGGGCAAACGCTACCAAGTTAAACATATAACTATCAAACCGGGAGAAAAAATCTCAACCCAACTTCATCATCATAGAGCAGAACACTGGGTTTTAATTTCTGGTTCTGCCAAGGTTACCAAAGGTAACAAAACATTCTTGTTAACTGAAAACGAATCCACTTATATTCCTGTGGGTA
- a CDS encoding glycosyltransferase, translating into MTEKLTILISADTYPPDINGAARFGGRLAEGLLKLGHKVHVIAPRSSPGESFTGNKNGIIEHRLRSHAIPTHLSFRMCFPWQIKNEIRKIFDKVKPDVVHVQCHFMIGRYVINEAIRRRIPIVATNHVMPENVTPYVPLPNIFIKLLVKYLWHDAYKVLKKVTIITTPTDLATETFTKKLKLPGIVTVSNGINSSIYELKPDECIEKPAYPIVLFVGRLAKEKHIDELIKAIAKTKPSLNVHAEIVGEGEILEKLKKLAASLNVSGRIHFLGAISDEKLRKVYLRATLFCMPGTAELQSLATLEAMSASLPVILADALALPHLVIEGKNGYLFQPGNTNELAKKINKILVLPEDERLKMGREGHAMAKKHDIQKTLSTFELLYVKGLNTKASES; encoded by the coding sequence ATGACGGAAAAATTAACCATTCTAATTTCTGCTGATACTTATCCTCCCGATATTAATGGGGCAGCACGGTTTGGAGGGCGTTTAGCTGAGGGTTTATTGAAATTAGGTCATAAAGTGCATGTCATTGCTCCTCGTAGCAGCCCAGGAGAGAGTTTTACAGGCAACAAAAATGGAATAATAGAACATCGTCTAAGATCGCATGCAATACCTACACATCTTTCATTTCGTATGTGTTTTCCCTGGCAAATTAAAAATGAAATACGCAAAATTTTTGATAAAGTGAAACCTGATGTGGTTCATGTCCAATGTCATTTCATGATTGGTCGATATGTAATCAATGAAGCAATTCGTCGTCGAATACCCATCGTAGCCACAAACCATGTCATGCCAGAAAATGTCACTCCTTACGTTCCTTTGCCTAATATTTTTATTAAATTACTGGTGAAGTATTTATGGCATGATGCGTATAAAGTCCTAAAGAAAGTAACCATTATTACCACACCTACCGATTTGGCAACAGAAACCTTCACTAAAAAATTAAAGTTACCAGGAATAGTAACTGTTTCAAATGGGATTAATTCAAGTATTTATGAGCTAAAACCTGATGAATGTATTGAAAAGCCTGCATATCCAATTGTTCTTTTCGTTGGAAGGTTAGCTAAAGAGAAACATATTGATGAACTTATTAAGGCTATCGCTAAAACTAAACCGTCACTGAACGTACATGCTGAAATAGTTGGAGAAGGTGAAATCCTTGAAAAATTGAAAAAACTGGCTGCTTCTTTAAATGTTTCTGGGCGTATTCATTTTTTAGGAGCGATTTCTGATGAGAAGTTACGAAAAGTTTACCTTAGAGCCACACTATTTTGTATGCCAGGAACAGCCGAATTACAATCTTTGGCTACTCTAGAGGCTATGTCAGCGTCATTACCTGTCATTTTGGCCGATGCCTTGGCGCTACCTCATTTAGTCATCGAAGGCAAAAATGGTTATCTTTTCCAGCCAGGAAATACTAATGAGCTGGCAAAAAAAATTAATAAAATATTAGTATTACCAGAGGATGAACGGTTAAAAATGGGAAGGGAGGGGCATGCAATGGCGAAAAAGCATGATATCCAAAAAACATTGTCAACTTTTGAGTTACTTTACGTAAAGGGCCTTAATACAAAAGCTAGTGAAAGCTAA